A genome region from Maylandia zebra isolate NMK-2024a linkage group LG6, Mzebra_GT3a, whole genome shotgun sequence includes the following:
- the LOC143419061 gene encoding E3 SUMO-protein ligase ZBED1-like: protein MAESETRDENATELVAKKKNSTSLIWRYFGFDKDDVLQTQVLCKTCRTLVATTRGNTTNLHHHLQYNHRELFEEFQKDRASQTKVANVKTKSAAVQQPSLYQSFSSGIPYEKTSKRYKEITEAITHFLAKDMMPINTVSREGFTSLIHKVDQRYRIPSRNYFSHVAIPQMYETCRKTVMFELSQAENYASTTDLWSSRTTEPYMSFTVHFLTEDFELKTRCLETVYFPDSHTSENIAHVLREVLASWDLKEDRQVCITTDNGANVVRATELNNWVRLQCFGHRLHLAIENSIKDDARIARAIGLCKKLVGHFCHSWKAKMALKKAQQKLNLPEHTLITECPTRWGSRQKMIERVLEQQRAISDVISADKKSRHLIPTWQDLEVLESVNQALHPLQDFTDALSGESYVSVSYVKPVLHLMKTSVLAEKEEDSDLTKSIKKKILEYLITKYENPATQELMDMACFMDPRFKVSYTSTDRVSDIKTRVMSEMEAVAQKERSSAEPEAQTDDPPSRPLKKAKKSLGSFFKAAPIPTSSFMHLSQAVEAELNSYLLSTAIDSEEDPLAWWKLHKMTFPQLSKLARKYLCIPASSSPSERLFSTSGNIVTCQRTCLKPWRVNMLVFLNKNLP, encoded by the exons ATGGCTGAGAGCGAGACGCGTGACGAGAATGCTACTGAACTcgtggctaaaaaaaaaaatagtacctCACTTATTTGGAGGTACTTTGGATTTGATAAAGACGACGTTCTCCAAACACAGGTACTCTGCAAAACTTGCCGAACACTCGTGGCAACCACCAGAGGAAACACGACTAATCTCCACCATCATCTTCAATACAACCACAGAGAACTGTTTGAAGAGTTCCAGAAAGATAGGGCTAGCCAAACAAAGGTTGCTAATGTTAAGACAAAGAGCGCAGCAGTCCAACAGCCGTCTCTGTATCAGAGTTTTTCAAGTGGAATTCCTTATGAGAAAACGTCGAAGCGGTACAAAGAAATAACAGAGGCCATTACACATTTTTTGGCTAAAGACATGATGCCTATAAATACAGTTAGCAGAGAGGGCTTCACCAGTCTGATACATAAAGTGGACCAGAGATACCGCATCCCCTCACGAAACTACTTTTCACATGTCGCCATTCCACAAATGTATGAAACATGCCGCAAGACCGTCATGTTTGAACTGAGCCAAGCTGAAAACTACGCAAGCACTACAGACCTATGGTCAAGTCGTACAACGGAACCATATATGAGTTTCACAGTGCACTTCCTCACCGAAGACTTTGAACTGAAAACACGGTGTCTAGAGACTGTGTATTTTCCAGACTCCCACACTAGTGAAAATATAGCCCATGTATTACGTGAGGTGTTAGCCAGCTGGGATCTTAAAGAAGATCGACAAGTGTGCATCACCACAGACAACGGTGCCAATGTTGTGAGAGCCACGGAGCTAAACAACTGGGTCAGACTTCAGTGTTTTGGACACAGGCTGCACCTTGCAATCG AAAATTCTATCAAAGATGATGCCCGCATTGCCCGAGCCATTGGACTTTGCAAAAAGTTAGTTGGACATTTTTGCCACAGCTGGAAAGCAAAGATGGCTCTGAAAAAAGCACAGCAGAAGCTCAACCTCCCAGAgcacacactgatcacagaatGCCCAACCAGGTGGGGTTCCAGGCAGAAGATGATTGAGAGAGTCCTGGAGCAGCAGCGGGCCATTTCTGATGTCATCTCAGCAGACAAGAAATCAAGACACTTGATTCCTACTTGGCAGGATCTTGAGGTACTGGAGTCTGTCAACCAGGCATTACACCCCCTGCAAGACTTTACAGATGCCCTGTCTGGTGAGAGCTACGTTAGTgtttcatatgtaaaaccagTCCTTCATCTGATGAAGACGTCGGTGCTtgcagagaaggaagaagacAGTGATTTGACAAAATCAATTAAGAAGAAAATCCTCGAGTACCTGATTACTAAATATGAAAATCCAGCTACCCAGGAACTTATGGACATGGCGTGCTTCATGGATCCCAGATTTAAAGTCAGCTACACCAGCACTGATCGAGTCTCAGACATCAAGACCAGAGTGATGTCAGAAATGGAAGCAGTGGCACAGAAG GAGAGAAGCTCCGCTGAACCAGAGGCCCAGACAGATGATCCACCCAGTCGTCCCCTGAAGAAGGCAAAAAAGTCCCTGGGCAGTTTCTTCAAGGCAGCTCCAATCCCTACCTCCTCTTTTATGCATCTCTCACAAGCTGTTGAAGCTGAGCTTAACAGCTACTTGCTATCCACGGCCATAGACAGTGAGGAAGACCCCTTGGCATGGTGGAAACTCCACAAAATGACATTCCCACAGCTAAGCAAGCTTGCAAGGAAGTATCTCTGCATACCTGCAAGTAGCTCACCTTCAGAGAGACTTTTTAGTACATCAGGAAACATAGTAACATGTCAGCGCACATGTTTAAAACCTTGGAGAGTAAACATGTTGGTTTTCCTTAACAAGAACTTGCCATAA